A section of the Salmo salar chromosome ssa05, Ssal_v3.1, whole genome shotgun sequence genome encodes:
- the LOC106605194 gene encoding LOW QUALITY PROTEIN: von Willebrand factor D and EGF domain-containing protein (The sequence of the model RefSeq protein was modified relative to this genomic sequence to represent the inferred CDS: inserted 2 bases in 1 codon), translating to MWPCCPQNVLRGGHSLLQNPYRSTSFSSRSLQQSALQDFICDHSLIPGCSLILFSIVFICVHQVNHCGTQAPVWLSLGEGESLPRPLEVTQLTTCATWQFFLSSSKDCRLFRIPVTVRNCGDFYVYLLQPTQGCMGYCAQEMSDSSAVVCGPDEVEVDGACKAKQPPSPAIPVIVAELSGSIVYLKCSFEGHRVNSSLGYVVAWSRLSPQGIKEELKQETTVQTVAFIELDGINLRLGDKIYCCCSSFFLDSPDIQGTPAESEEFFAGIRLRPEVTTVSEDGKDYKLTVESTIPVPCPDGASSSTTEQCTLSLHLSTSNQGDDLLGPDVVLSSCRVDLSQSLGCRNGVCSQALVHLSAVTDFLKDGDRTTQIFVKPIVTSNFLWSGYTPQSVQITVTDVPSAYCYSFTDPHIITFDGRQYDNYQIGTFVLYKSTRQPFEVHVRQWECGSVVHGASCICGFVARDGGDVIAFDMCNGELGDTRPHLTVKNRDVGKSRIRITESYQGRKVTMTFSSGAFVRADVSDWGMSLTLRAPSSDWSQTQGLCGTYDGQTHNDLHTAGGAALDNEDVATFISEWKLPPGGSLFDAVPSYQSAPNPRRYCNCEEESRPTSPQTRSQPIPGSDSSCSHHGNVRLHSIIPTLDITAEYINSVELFKDHHDQPSGNTNRHGRAEDTAAQPAERGSTLTGSSHGANNQRSRGRRQSYQFLPDTPYQSLSQSDLEGFTYFFPEDHELTARPESSPPPTWPTLSGXRVQCQRAVANSSVALGCGRLLGPAIVSQAVAMCISDLQLKDDQAWVGATLPLLENECERRLVEERGREEEHQDMLSFLKCPNLCNGNGQCSEWGCVCFPGFGSYDCSVISDQTPEITELGNEGLCDVRQRDCSTVQVFGQGFKDSYELKCEFLKEKFVDGEWTLDEPQFTLANFLDVSSLECQLPLEYRQPSAGLDLDTATDRPLARWQIKVSNDGYGYSNAKILTLFDGACQICTLNADVLCTSREKTCNIDSVCYGEGDLNPSSPCLICRPDSSKYTWSIAESKYNVLLPTTYFYSTTAVYIIQQHLYTNSEHKGKMIVYFVPQIMICTLMMTLLTLLLNITIPLLEENEPPVFQSAQGRLQTFQGDNFVYQLQAQDPEGSVVLFTLESGPSDASLSPAGLLIWKATDTAAVSSTQTFQFTITDDCSAETLASVQVSLRPCDCLNGASCVTNINLPSGSGEYLCVCPAGFTGDRCEEDIDDCKPNPCRLVKCIDGPNSFSCICPPGMTGHTCREDVDECAAEPCFPGVGCKNTLGSFTCGSCPEGYTGDGKSCIKSEPSSGKGDDYEPIHRVTVPVPAVPTGGHQGSGTVKPSSQAPCSRQPCYPGVQCFESTHVSVGYICGPCPPGLHGNGHTCSRSTTTGQRPVTTNREDGRPQVTEDSSRDITGTTSSSSSSTSSQNRRKTEGPSLGSNKVLSVDRKTSISPQYQTITRVSTPTNHNRGQSSKVDLTPDLSHGVRWGSSSKIVTCADSPCFSSVPCEPTVSGSFKCGRCPYGYTGDGVTCKAVCRYPCGRNMDCSLPNTCTCKEGYTGYNCHIAVCRPDCKNQGKCVSPGVCVCPVGYSRPTCEEANCEPSCQHGGTCLVRNLCTCPYGYVGPRCEIMVCNRHCENGGECISPDVCKCKSGWYGPTCNSAVCNPVCLNGGTCIKPNICACPGGFYGSQCQIAVCSPPCKNGGQCMRNNVCSCPGGYTGKRCQKSVCDPMCMNKGKYVGPNSCSCASGWRGKRCNIPVCLQKCKNGGECVGPNTCHCSTGWEGLQCQSAVCKQRCLNGGRCVLPNFCHCRNGYTGVTCGLKAALA from the exons TAGTCTTATTCTGTTCTCCATTGTCTTCATCTGTGTCCACCAGGTGAACCACTGTGGGACCCAGGCCCCAGTCTGGCTGTCTCTGGGGGAGGGCGAGAGCCTTCCTCGGCCCCTGGAGGTGACGCAGCTGACGACCTGTGCCACCTGGCAGTTCTTCCTCAGCAGCAGTAAGGACTGCCGCCTGTTCCGCATCCCTGTCACCGTGCGCAACTGTGGAGACTTCTACGTCTACCTGCTCCAGCCCACCCAGGGTTGCATGGGCTACTGCGCACAGG AGATGTCAGACTCTTCGGCGGTGGTGTGTGGTCCTGACGAGGTGGAGGTTGATGGAGCGTGTAAAG CCAAACAGCCTCCTTCTCCAGCAATACCTGTGATAGTAGCAGAGCTCTCTGGGAGCATCGTCTACCTGAAGTGCAGCTTCGAGGGCCATAGAGTGAACAGCTCCCTAGGCTATGTGGTTGCCTGGTCTCGCCTCTCCCCCCAAGGCATCAAAGAAGAACTGAAACAAGAGACTACTGTCCAAACCGTTGCCTTCATCGAGCTGGACGGGATCAACCTCCGACTGGGGGACAAG ATTTACTGCTGTTGCTCCAGTTTTTTTCTGGACTCGCCGGACATCCAGGGAACCCCTGCGGAGAGCGAAGAGTTCTTCGCCGGGATCAGG TTGAGACCAGAGGTGACTACTGTGTCTGAGGATGGGAAGGACTATAAGTTGACTGTGGAGAGTACCATCCCTGTCCCCTGCCCTGATGgtgcctcctcctccaccacagagcagtGTACTCTCTCCTTACACCTGAGTACAAGCAATCAAG GAGACGATCTTCTGGGTCCAGACGTGGTGTTGTCGTCGTGCCGGGTGGATCTCTCTCAGAGCCTGGGGTGTCGTAATGGGGTGTGTAGCCAGGCCCTGGTTCACCTCAGCGCGGTCACAGACTTCCTCAAGGATggggacaggacaacacagatcTTTGTCAAACCCATCGTCACATCCAACTTCCTCTGGAGCGGCTACACACCACAGAGTGTGCAG ATCACAGTGACGGATGTTCCCTCTGCATACTGCTACTCTTTCACTGATCCTCACATCATCACGTTTGATGGCAG GCAGTATGACAACTATCAGATCGGGACGTTTGTGCTGTACAAGAGCACGAGGCAGCCGTTCGAGGTCCATGTGCGCCAGTGGGAGTGTGGGAGCGTTGTCCACGGTGCCTCGTGCATTTGCGGCTTCGTGGCGAGAGACGGCGGTGACGTCATAGCCTTCGACATGTGCAACGGAGAGCTGGGGGACACCAGGCCGCACCTGACGGTGAAGAACAGGGACGTGGGCAAAAGCCGCATCCGCATCACTGAGTCTTACCAAGGACGCAAAGTCACA ATGACCTTCTCGTCTGGGGCATTTGTGCGTGCCGATGTGTCTGACTGGGGCATGAGTCTGACCCTGAGGGCCCCCAGCTCAGACTGGAGCCAAACCCAGGGCCTGTGTGGGACGTATGACGGACAGACCCACAATGACCTCCACACAGCAGGGGGCGCAGCGCTGGACAACGAAGACGTAGCAACCTTCATCTCTGAATGGAA ACTCCCTCCTGGTGGCAGCTTGTTTGACGCTGTTCCGTCCTATCAGAGCGCCCCAAACCCTCGCAGGTACTGTAACTGTGAAGAGGAGTCCCGCCCCACATCCCCGCAAACCAGGTCTCAGCCAATCCCTGGCTCCGACTCCTCCTGTTCTCACCACGGCAACGTGAGACTCCACAGTATCATCCCCACTCTGGATATCACTGCCGAATACATCAACTCAGTAGAGCTGTTCAAAGACCACCACGACCAGCCCTCAGGGAACACCAACCGGCACGGCCGGGCCGAGGACACCGCCGCCCAGCCTGCAGAGAGAGGCTCTACCCTAACAGGCTCCAGCCATGGAGCCAACAACCAGAGGAGCCGTGGTAGGCGCCAGTCCTACCAGTTCCTCCCCGACACGCCCTACCAGAGCCTGAGCCAGTCCGACCTGGAGGGCTTCACCTACTTCTTCCCAGAGGACCACGAGCTGACGGCCCGGCCCGagtcctcccctccccccacctGGCCCACCCTGTCTGG CAGGGTGCAGTGCCAGCGGGCGGTGGCTAACTCCAGCGTGGCCCTGGGCTGCGGCCGGCTCTTAGGCCCGGCCATAGTGAGCCAGGCGGTGGCTATGTGCATCAGCGACCTCCAGCTAAAGGACGACCAGGCCTGGGTGGGCGCCACTCTGCCTCTGCTTGAGAACGAGTGTGAGAGGAGgctagtggaggagagggggagagaggaagagcaccAGGACATGCTGTCCTTCCTCAAGTGTCCTAATCTATGTAATGGGAATGGGCAGTGCTCCGAGTGGGGGTGTGTGTGCTTCCCCGGGTTCGGCTCCTACGACTGCAGCGTTATCTCTG ACCAGACTCCAGAGATCACAGAGCTGGGGAACGAGGGACTGTGTGATGTCAGACAGCGTGACTGCTCCACTGTACAGGTCTTTGGACAAGGCTTCAAAGACTCCTATGAACTCAAGTGTGAATTTTTGAAGGAAAAG TTTGTGGATGGTGAGTGGACCCTGGACGAACCTCAGTTTACCCTGGCTAACTTCCTGGATGTGTCAAGTCTGGAGTGTCAGCTCCCCCTGGAGTACAGACAACCCAGTGCAGGCCTGGACCTGGATACGGCCACCGACAGACCCCTCGCACGCTGGCAGATCAAA GTGTCCAACGACGGCTACGGCTACAGTAATGCCAAGATCCTGACCCTGTTCGATGGAGCCTGTCAGATCTGCACGCTCAATGCTGACGTTCTCTGTACCTCCAGG GAGAAAACATGCAACattgacagtgtgtgttatggagAGGGAGACCTCAATCCCAGCAGCCCTTGCCTGATATGCCGACCAGACTCCTCCAAATACACATGGTCCATCGCTGAGAGTAAGTACAATGTCCTCTTACCTACAACGTACTTTTACTCTACAACTGCTGTTTACATTATACAACAGCATCTCTATACAAATTCAGAACAC AAAGGGAAAATGATTGTATATTTTGTACCTCAGATAATGATATGCACTTTAATGATGACATTATTAACGTTATTACTAAATATTACTATTCCGCTCCTGGAAGAGAATGAGCCACCAGTGTTTCAGTCAGCCCAGGGGCGTCTGCAGACGTTCCAGGGAGATAACTTTGTGTACCAGCTGCAGGCTCAGGACCCAGAAGGCTCTGTGGTGCTGTTCACTCTGGAGTCAGGCCCCAGTGACGCCTCCCTCTCCCCCGCTGGCCTGCTCATCTGGAAGGCTACTGACACTGCTGCCGTCTCCTCCACGCAGACCTTTCAGTTCACTATCACAGACGATTGTAGTGCTGAGACGCTTGCCTCTGTACAG gtctcTCTGCGGCCCTGTGACTGTCTGAACGGAGCTTCCTGTGTTACAAACATCAACCTCCCCTCTGGCAGCGGGGAGTACCTATGTGTCTGTCCCGCTGGCTTCACAGGGGACAGGTGTGAGGAGGACATAGACGACTGTAAACCCAACCCCTGCCGTCTGGTCAAGTGTATAGACGGACCCAACTCTTTCTCCTGCATCTGTCCCCCCGGAATGACAG GTCATACCTGTAGAGAGGATGTGGATGAATGTGCCGCAGAGCCATGCTTCCCTGGGGTGGGCTGCAAAAACACACTGGGCTCATTCACCTGTGGCTCCTGTCCAGAGGGTTACACTGGGGACGGGAAGAGTTGCA TTAAATCGGAGCCGTCCAGTGGTAAGGGTGATGACTATGAGCCTATTCATAGAGTGACCGTGCCTGTACCCGCTGTACCCACAGGAGGTCACCAGGGTTCTGGCACGGTTAAACCATCAAGCCAGGCCCCCTGCTCCAGACAACCATGCTACCCAGGGGTGCAGTGCTTCGAGAGCACACACGTGTCCGTAGGGTACATCTGTGGACCCTGTCCACCTGGGCTCCATGGCAACGGACACACCTGTAGTAGAAGCACCACAACAG GACAGAGGCCAGTTACCACCAACAGAGAAGATGGACGTCCCCAAGTGACGGAAGACTCCAGTAGGGATATCACTggcaccacctcctcctcttcttcctccacctcctcccagaACAGGAGAAAAACTGAGGGGCCCTCATTGGGTAGCAATAAAGTCCTCTCCGTGGACAGAAAGACATCTATTAGCCCCCAGTACCAAACTATCACCAGAGTCTCCACCCCCACCAATCACAACCGAGGTCAGAGCAGCAAGGTGGACCTGACTCCTGACCTCAGCCATGGGGTCAGGTGGGGGTCATCGTCTAAAATAGTGACCTGTGCGGACTCGCCCTGCTTCTCCAGTGTGCCCTGCGAGCCCACTGTCTCAGGCTCCTTCAAGTGTGGCCGCTGCCCGTATGGTTACACTGGAGATGGGGTCACCTGCAAAG CTGTGTGCCGGTATCCATGTGGAAGGAATATGGACTGCTCTCTACCCAACACCTGCACTTGTAAAGAAGGCTATACCGGATATAACTGCCACATAG CTGTCTGCCGACCGGACTGCAAGAACCAGGGGAAGTGTGTcagcccaggtgtgtgtgtgtgtcccgtgggCTACAGCAGACCAACATGTGAGGAAG CTAACTGTGAGCCATCTTGCCAGCATGGAGGAACCTGTCTGGTCAGGAATCTCTGCACCTGTCCTTACGGTTACGTGGGACCAAGATGTGAAATCA TGGTGTGCAACAGGCACTGTGAAAACGGAGGGGAGTGTATTTCTCCCGATGTGTGTAAGTGCAAGTCTGGCTGGTACGGACCAACATGTAACTCAG CTGTCTGCAATCCAGTGTGTTTGAATGGTGGGACTTGTATCAAACCCAACATCTGCGCCTGTCCCGGTGGCTTCTATGGCTCCCAATGTCAGATTG CTGTGTGCAGCCCTCCCTGTAAGAACGGAGGTCAGTGTATGAGGAACAACGTGTGCTCCTGCCCCGGGGGCTACACAGGGAAGCGGTGTCAGAAGA GTGTGTGCGACCCCATGTGCATGAACAAGGGGAAGTATGTGGGGCCCAACTCCTGCTCCTGTGCATCTGggtggagggggaagaggtgtaACATTC ccgtGTGCCTGCAGAAGTGTAAGAatggtggtgagtgtgtgggaCCCAACACCTGCCACTGTTCCACAGGATGGGAAGGCCTACAGTGTCAGTCTG CCGTCTGTAAGCAGAGATGCCTCAACGGGGGAAGGTGTGTCCTGCCCAACTTCTGCCACTGCCGCAACGGGTACACTGGCGTCACCTGTGGGTTAAAG GCCGCTCTTGCATAA